A single Anopheles arabiensis isolate DONGOLA chromosome X, AaraD3, whole genome shotgun sequence DNA region contains:
- the LOC120906013 gene encoding keratin, type II cytoskeletal 3 produces the protein MKTFVLVSCCLVLASARPEAGYSYNRPSTGGSHGGGGGGYSSGGGSFTSVGGGGGGSYSGGFSSGAGASFGSSAGGFGGSSFSSSGASSFGGGVSSFGGGGGSSFGGGSFGGGSFGGGSQQAIIQKHIYVHVPPPEPEEVRVQRPIQLAAPQKHYKIIFIKAPSAPSYQAPQIPIQPQNEEKTLVYVLVKKPDEQQDIVIPTPAPTQPSKPEVYFIKYKTQKESSGGAASGGYASAGGFGGDLGGGLGGGLGGGDLGGHGSLVGGDLGGHGGHGGHGGDLGGHGGSGASAPAAQYGPPGKSGPY, from the exons ATGAAGACGTTCGTGCTGGTGAGCTGTTGTTTGGTCCTGGCTTCCGCCCGACCGGAAGCAGGATACTCATACAATCGTCCATCAACTGGCGGCTcgcacggtggcggcggcggcggctacTCGTCCGGCGGTGGCTCCTTCACGTCtgtcggtggcggcggcggcggcagctaCAGCGGTGGCTTCTCGTCCGGTGCCGGTGCTAGCTTCGGCAGCAGCGCCGGAGGATTCggag GCTCATCGTTCAGCTCGAGCGGTGCGAGCAGCTTCGGCGGCGGCGTGAGCAGcttcggcggcggcggcggcagcagcttcGGCGGCGGCTCGTTCGGCGGCGGCTCGTTCGGCGGCGGCTCCCAGCAGGCCATCATCCAGAAGCACATCTACGTGCACGTGCCGCCCCCAGagccggaggaggtgcgcgtcCAGCGCCCGATCCAGCTGGCCGCCCCCCAGAAGCACTACAAGATCATCTTCATCAAGGCCCCGTCGGCCCCGTCCTACCAGGCGCCGCAGATCCCGATCCAGCCCCAGAACGAGGAGAAGACGCTCGTGTACGTGCTGGTGAAGAAGCCGGACGAGCAGCAGGACATCGTCATCCCGACGCCGGCCCCGACCCAGCCCAGCAAGCCGGAGGTGTACTTCATCAAGTACAAGACGCAGAAGGAGTCGAGCGGCGGTGCCGCGTCGGGCGGTTACGCAAGCGCGGGCGGCTTCGGCGGCGATCTGGGCGGCGGACTCGGCGGCGGACTCGGTGGAGGTGATCTGGGCGGCCACGGTTCGCTCGTTGGCGGTGATCTCGGCGGCCACGGTGGACACGGTGGACACGGGGGCGACCTCGGCGGCCACGGTGGTTCGGGTGCGTCCGCACCGGCTGCACAGTACGGTCCGCCCGGCAAGTCCGGCCCGTACTAA